In Pieris brassicae chromosome 12, ilPieBrab1.1, whole genome shotgun sequence, the genomic window catattaattcttaattacaAACCGTATTTGTTATATGCACCAATAAAACCCCTAGTTTAATTAACCCAGGTTAAGTAATTCCGTAATTTGATCGACGCATTTggaataataagaaaaaatatacaattttttgaaACGTTTAAAGAATTACATTTGTTATTGCTTAGTTATTTGTCTTTACTATTTAAAACAgataacatacataaattaactTACACTAGGGgtaaacaaatttaagttaaaagtgcaattataaaactaaatgagTATTACCTGCCATAACATGTATCAAATACGATTTTCGCTTATGAAAAATACTTACTATACAAATTTGTCAAAATGGATACAATAAGGGTTCCTTAGTTTTACAATTGGTTCAAAGGTCTATCGTGAAGcctcaaaacaattatcaAACATTAACAGCCTTTTAAAACGTGGTTTACTTGTaatctttcttttttatataatatcgtAACCATGGCAACAAACGGTACTAAGTTATACACTTAATATTTGGTCTTAGCTGGTTGAAATGTTGAAGATACTGACTTATCCCTTGAAAGTAATTGATGAagttgaccaatcacaaacATGGCGTGACCCATAATGTAGAATGCATGACAGCAAGCgtgtatttaacaatttttggCCTTAACCTTTGATTTCATATGTTCACTGAGTATTTTCAAGTATTACACgtaaatcaaaaaaaaaaatctactttttaaAAACCTATTTGTTTCACAATTGATTTAACGCTTCACGATTCGTGTACGTAAAGTGTTACTGTCTCGCTAGAAGCGAGAACGGCAACACTTTACAAGGATACTATTGTCTATGACCAATCATAGACAATAGCTAGAATATGGCTACAAGATATTTGGCAAAGTCACAGTCTAAACAAACACgagtgatttttaaaaaaaaattcaatcacGAAATACTCCACATGCCTCATAACACATTTTTGTCATATGTATAATAAGGACTAATTTCCTCAATAAAACACGGACTAAATATACATAGGTAGCCATGGTAGCAATATGTTTAGTTCACGTTTTACATACACAAAATCCGTCGAAAATCACTCGTCGCAAGGggataaatctaaatattaaactgtATATGCTAAAGTTAATTATCAATTCGTATTATTGTCTGCTATTTTACTGAATTTATCGTAcgagttataatttataaatgtagtaTGGAGTTTCTTACTAAAGTACTCTTGGcaactaaagtatttttttgaacatttttcctttgaattttgaatttcaaaagtgtcaaagtaaatgtttttactttatataaggCAGTATTCATACAGAGACTATAAATTAGATTATATGAAGTATGTCTCACCTCGCGCGCTGCAACCCCCAAAGGCTAAATAGCTCGCCTCCGTACCGTATATATAATACGCTGTCAAAAAGATGTGTCACGTGTGTCATTGGTTGCATCATGCCTGGTGTTCAGATAGAACTAATACATGGAGGCGACATTTCTGTTCATCATAATTTAGGAAACTTCTGGATAATTTTGACACATTCACTGacgagttatttttttttattgaatatcaTAAGTGTAATAATTTGAAGTATGGTTATCTATCACAAATCGCCCACAATGAGCTTCTATATCATTAAACGTAAAATATAACTCGTACCTacgatatataaaaatagtaaatgcATTTTGTCATTATATATGGcaacaattatgtaaaaaaaatcaatagaaaattattaacaaaatttaacttaCTAGATTGTGATGATCGTGCTAAAAACTTGGCGGTTCGGCCAAATTCAACTATAAATACAGGTGCGAACATGTTTTATACAAAAGCGATCAatgactaaataaataaaaaaatcaacaattTTTCACGAACAAAAGTCGGGAACACAGTTtcagtattaaatattataatacacaagtgtaaataaacaacTAATATACATACCTCTTTAACCGAACTTTAGTAAATACCGTCAAAGCTTATCAAAAACGTACAAGCGTATGTGTCACCTTAATTTGTATTCAACGTCATACGGGAAAGAAAATGACGGaagattcaatttaaaattgttatttttattatttttaatgaattgttATAAAAGTACAAACATTGCTTGTACCATATCACcgtaacattttataaatatctaaaaggTAAGTTGAATTTAGGCCTATGTATTACGAATTTAATAGTTAAACTGATCCCATTAATATTTCTATCTAAACTCTTCATAAATATCGAAAGCTACGCTAAGCATCATAGACCGTTGTATTACCCtcgaaaacaatttataaaataacaatgagaaataatatttctgaGGGTAGTCAGAAAAAACGCGATTAATAAGCACTCTCTAAATCAgcgtcatttatttattcgtaaCTTCTCACAGACAAGCTCAAGACTGATACAGCTCTATGATGACTTTgaccaaattaaaaacataaatatgtcAAATGGATATATAGTATATGTCGCATAATTAGCCGTTCGGCCTACGCACTTTAAACTGAGACGTCGGAAAATAAATGTCACTGACAGTGTGCACGCTGCCTGTGCGTCATCGTGACCTTCATAAGCACACTGACACCTGATTGGTCGTTACGTAGGGttgttgtttttctttaaatataagacGTTTATTATgatacattacattacatacgTTTCGCTTCGTTTGAAGAAATTAAATGTGACATAAACACTCAAAAATTATTCCTGTCAATACGTACATAAGCACTATTGTACCTATCCTGTTATCGATATGCACCTTAACAATTGTTATGCACATCACTACACCTCTCCATGAGACCCGTTAGTGCGAGCGAGACAGAcagataaatatgatttatgacACGAGACTTTAGCATCTACTAACAGCGTCGTCTAACAATAGTCATTAATGATGTTCAGCCATTTTGCGCCGAAACTGGCTGGGGCATGGGGTCAACTCCTAATTTCCAAAGAAcagtaataatttacattttaaatttaaaaaaatgtatgtcagATGTTTGATTTTGTTTGACATGGTACAAGGCAGtttgttaaatgtaataattcatTGTACCATACAAGGCAGtttgttaaatgtaataattgccGCTtgttaaacggcgctgtttagtaaagaggctaggctgttgattgaacggctaattaagctatttGGCTGCGAAATTATACTATTACAGCACGTAAGAAAATTTGACAGTACTGTTTAAAACTCCGTCAAACTCATGCTAGAGACCGATCTTCAAAATCACGTGACGTAAGTTATCTACCTACGAGATATTCAGAAATCAATATTCTGAACAAACATACTGGACATTGTCGTCATGTTTCTGTCTAATAAcacaatgttttatataaacgcGAATTGTATTAAAACTTCACATTCAATCGCGATTTTGGACAGACATCTTGCATAAGCACTCAAAACGTTGAGTTACATAAGTTTTAAATGTACTCAAAACCTTATTTTTTTGGTGTTTTGGACAATTGAAATGGCGGGCGTGAGGCGTTATTACCGCTGTGATCACGTGATCGAAGCCAGACATGCtacatttttgtacatacaataaattacaatttacgaaaattaaaacaatgatGTCATCCAAATAGATCACGTTATAACAAATCATAATATTTCACAATTAGCGTTTTTACCTAGCTTTAAATAGACGGTGTTTTTGTCACGTTATTGGCGTTACCGTTACCGTCTTTATTTAACCGTCAACCGGCGTTTGTGCTGCTCTGTGACTTCTGTTCGAACAACGCCGCCATATCTCGTATGTTGTATGATGGTGATGTTTTCTCTTTcctgaaaatatttgtttttatacagtCTATCATCCgaaattcataattaatcttattaaaaaactgCTGTTAATTAAgcctattttaatatcaaactCGAAAACCGTAGTATTTAGTAGAAAAGCAAATGCAATTAGGAATGATATAAAAAACGAATCGTTTAGTGCTTTGTCAATCTATGTACAAAATTCTCTAGGTATTGGGATTTGGGACTACGTAAACACCAACGATTCTCCAATACAACCAACTATTTAGTATGTTGTATGGAAGATCGTTGGCCGACGTGCAAAACTGTACATACCTATCGTCCCTGCTTCGACTGGCTTCCCCGTTAAAGTCCTGAACGGGACTCAAAGGCGACGGGATAGTATCTAAAGCATTAGCACTTCTGGCTAACGAAAACCTCATACGTTGGCCCAAATCAACCGTATTTCTCCTTTCGAATTTAGCTTCTTTTAATCTCTcgcaattttcaattttttcatcatctttttttaatttgatccGCGTCAATTGCTCTGGATTACTTCTAAACGATTGGGAACTATACTTTTCCCGCAAGAAATTCCTACGTTCTTCCTTATACTTCTCTATTCTCTCTCTGCTCAATTTCTTCTCCGTTTCGAAGCCTATTAAGTTCTTTATGTCAGGTTTCACGTCGAACCTTTGAACGAgggatattttgttttcagttGTGGGTGTTATACTATCGATTTTTGGCTCAGGCTCTTCAGTATTGAGGTTTAAATCTGGGAGGAATTTAGACGTCCTTTTAACGTCGCGTACTTCTAAACTTTTGCGTCTATCTTTATCAGTACCAAATTCTTTGATAAAGGCATTTTCATCCAAAGATCGAGCGTTGCACGAGTTTTTGgataatttgtatgtttttggTGAAACGGGCGGCGGTAATTTTACGGTTGCATCTCTTTTCTTCTCTGGTCTTTCTGGTGTATCCTTTTCCGATGAATTCTCAGCAGAGAACTTAACCTCAGTTTtgaatttttcaaaagaaaacgGACCCTTTTGTTCGGTAGGACTTTCGAAACGTATGGCTAATTCacgaacatttaaatttgttgagACTTTAGGTTTTATCACATTCCCGTTTTCATGTTCGATAGATTCATTTTCCTTTGCACTTATATCTACTTTATCACAGATTTTTAGAGTATCAacgttaatattttcataatcacgttctgtattaaaattaacattttcataatCAATATCTCTTTCCGGAGATTCTAATATCATAGCATTGACTTCTTCAATGCTTTTTCTAAAGAATTTAACTTGACTATAGACATCTACGTTTTCATCTAAATTGGTTTCTGTAGGCGTCTCTAATATAATAAGGTCCTGGGTAAAATCTTCAGGTTGGCACGCTTGCTGAGTTGGCAAACTTGCATCAGTCTGTGGAATGGTTGCTTCTTCGACTATAGACAGATTTTTCTCTAAATCTATATCTTCATAGACAGAATCTCTTTCGTTCGTAGGGGTGTCATTGATTATCGGTTCGTAATCTGGCGACTTTGACTTTGTGGGCGAACGGAATGTGATACTTATGGTAGATTTGAGAGGACTTTTTAATGGACTACCCGGAGAGCTTTTAGACGTACTAGaagattgtaaatttatataattcggCCTCGTATAGTTGTAGCACTCGTACAACTCGTCGTGTTTCAAGCTAACGTTCGAATAGCTCGACGAACTCTCATGCGACGAagtcattattttcattagaTCCTCTTTCTTCGATATCTGTTCTGAATTTGATGACGTCGAGACAGCCGATAGTCTATTGAGATTCTGGTAACTTATATCTGTCGAATGTAGTGGGCTGGCTTCTAAACTCTCATGTGTTCGTTCCGAATAATCTCGTATAACTTTCATATTTTCGTAATCGGTCGCTTTCAGTTCACATTTAAGACATTTCTCCTCATCACAGTTATCGCAGTCGCTGGTTATTTTTATCGTGTGTTTGTTTTCGCTGGTTTCCGAGTCACTCTCTAGCGGATCGTAGTTTGGTGTGACTGGGGTTATGGGACTAGAGTTTATGGTGCTGGTCGTGAGGTTACCAGTCGAGTTTTCGACCGGCCAGTCTATCTTTATAAGCGTAGAATGCCCGTCTTTTCCGTGCCACGTGAGGCGGGTGATCGGTTTGTCGGGGTCATTTAGTACCGGGGCGTGCATGCCGCTGTAGCGCGCTGAGTTTTTTTGTTTCCGTGGCGAATTTCTTTCTCTGCAAGCGTTTTGTTAATTTAGCCCACAAGTAAGCTATAAACTTCCTACGATACTATGCTAGTTTTGCCGTGATCGCTTATTTTGTTTGATGAATTTCTGACTAATTTCTATAAAGGGATCAATCCTTATGTGTCTAGAGTCCAGTACAATGCACATGCATACAATCCATCGTTCAactagaatatttattttaagggaATTTACAGCGAGTCTCACATTGAATTGACAATGTATAATTGTTAATCTATTACTACACGTACTTACGTCTAATACTTTTTCAACAACACAGTAAagggtgattttttttatataatgtgaGGCACGCCTGGTCTCTAAGCAAATCTTAAGTATGGTCGTGAATCCGCTATCATCAAACAAATTTGTATGGAGCAAGGTGTTTTCGTACTAATCCGTTATCACGGAAAGGAAACATGTCGGGGACGAACATTATTTCAAAACCGCATAGTATCGTAGTACACTACTCTCAAATTGATAATGAGCATACAGATTTTCGCCAGTGGTCGACCAAGTGGTTCTATTGTGTACACGTGATCCTATTTCatcatgcctcctgctgatgtcatgtggaacatggtgtgatggttgcttcttacaaacgttgtgtaaagcaaaaacttggcgattaaaaagagtggcgatttattgccagtttttctcttccgttctacgccctcgatttgagaactggcagtaaatgtaaaattagaagcattcaatatatattaatttttattgacgttccaCTTATGTGtattgttacctatatgaataaatatttttttttgactcCTATTCCTTTGGAACGAGGCGCAAAATGCTAATGCATTGTTCAGGGGATACGTCCACTGACGAAGATCTGTTTGCtcattattctatattttggGAGTACTGTGAAGccatgaaatattaatatgaatgaTAAATTAGTGTTTAGATTGATGTTAGTTAGATTTACCTGTCTGTGTGTGCGTTCTTTCGCCACAGTAATTTTTACTATCCtgaaaaaaaaggtatttcgTCTGGGATTTAGcacacaattatttacattgtatgCGTATATGATACTCATATAGAACACGATTTTATTTACCGAAAGTActcaataataaaagtatgaatattttgttaaagttttttatcgtaatttttgtttaataactaaCACCATTCTAAAACACTTGCGACTTGAATTAATCCATTTTCTTACTACAActatattactaacaaaaacaTCTATGGGAGCGTTCGAGTATTACGTATCaaatttgggggggggggggggatcccccttgtaaaacgttacgatgcggggcggggattgaattacgcgttattgataatattattttcaactttccagtactttacaccacataatggtaagttttagagGTAAAAAGACTCACTGGGTGATCACGAAACGTTTGACTATTGGCTACAGATAACAACGTTACGGCTTTCgtctgggggggggggggggggggggaatctccaaaaaatgcgtgacgtaatacttaaaCGCTCCCTAAAGAACTactgtaatttaaaagaaaatagatTATTTCTAGCGTACAacattaatatagaaaatgaCTGAATGAGCTTACCTCAGTTTGACATTTGAAAGTGTCGCTTGGGAGTCAGAAGTAGAAGACAGCGGACTGTCGCGGTCTTTGCACACCCTGTTACCACAATTTTAAGTTCATTCACAGATgtctatatacatttatgtaattaCGAGTTTTATAGCCGAAattgacttttattttatttggatttatggtacaaatttaactattatataataaagtgatttttatgaaaataaaaaatcttctaCACGTAAGTGAAACTTGTTTAAAACCttattttacgattttttttctattatatgcaactttacagaaattggttaaataaaattaaattagctaaactttaacaaaaggcttttattatcatagacatgaatacaaataatacaattatttcattttaccttattactactgagattattacagaatttcattcattgtaatagaatgattactatcattgttatcgttattatatatgtttgttataaatggctttgaatctcttcgaatcaaccgtggtagagacaagaaaaagatggcgcgtaaccgaaaaatgtgacggtaattttttttataacgtcGATAAAGAATTTTCACTTCAATTATCCATTAATCTTTtctaagtacatttttaagtattacCCCCCCCCCACGCTTCACAATggcttattttaatttttctattgcATTAATAGACagttactataaaataatataaataataaaaatgctgtAAAAATATGAGAATGTATATAGAGAATATTAATTCGAGAAGATAAATaactattgttaaaaattccACCCTAGTTAGTGGTTCTAGGAGACAAGTGTCTTTCTTTTCTCTTTTCTCTTGCTCATAAAAAAACTCGCACCAATAGACAACTATTTTCGTGAATAAGACAATATTTCTCCCAATACAGTATAAAACgctttagtattgtcttttgttaacataacatagcttttaaaaatttaaagaaaacatttttaccggattgaagctatgtattattataaacttatgattattagcacgcgaaacgtcgggaaaaatttaaaattatgtaaaataactataaatttataataattcatttgaatccggtaaaaaagtgttttctttcaataaaatgcttttacaatttgtttaatcTAGATCTCgaaagttctataaaaatacataaactactgaTTAggtgatagtaataattctatattcTCAttcctgaagtcgtaggttcgatccccggctggattttcttactatgtgcgcatttaacattcgctcgaacgatgaaggaaaacattgtgatcACCTCTTTGCATTATAGATTGATAGAatatagatacataaatctgaggtccagacctaaaaaggttgtagcgccactgaattatattattgatactATTTTGATTGATAACCTAAAGCATAattgagatatatatatatagattaccGTTTAGCAACAGCCTGCCTCCTTGGGCTTAGTGGTCGGTTGTAAGCCGGTCTCTTCTCAGCTAGTGGGCTGCAGGTTCCGCTCTCGTCGATATAACCCATGTCTTGTTGCTCCAAGTTGTCGAGGGCGACACGttttctgaaaataataataataactaatcaTTCACATGCACACAGAGATACAGAAAATCAAACAACCAAGCCTATTAGATCTATGCCGTAGATGTTTGATACCatttagtgataattattttacttaaaaagtagaaaacttcttttgttaaaatagcttttacacattaagaaaaacactttttgaacggattaaagctatgtataattcaaaaaaaataatccgacgtttcgcgtgcttacCGTGACCaggcacgctgaaaagcacgcgatacgtcggatttttttttaaaagaattatgtaaataattataagtttttaataataatacatagctttaatccgttcaaaaagtgtttttttattaagtagaaGACTTTTTGTGACTAAGAgatgtcggtttcctcacgatgcaCCGCTATAGTAACATACTTAACTGTCAGaacatatatcaatattaaaaatacctttcCAAAGTGTCAGTGGGATGTACTTCGGCGCGCAACAACCTCCTCGGACTTGGCTCGTTACTCGCGGGATTCGAATCCACTGGCGAAGAGCAGGCCGAGTCATCctgtaaatgttaaaaaaaaactaataatttaacacgaaaataaattaatatatgtcgcagtaaagttgttaaattaattaattaaatatcgatattcaatcaagtcgctagcattttctccgcaactatttttaatcgccacgttttgagtcatacaaatttgaactggagcaaatcaatcccaaggattagaatcatttaaataatcgtcaaatttataaaaaaaaagctttattgattaatttacgtttaacgagagttttgcGTTTATACAGTGGTCATTCTGTAatttgggagtttgttgttaatacaatttacttataaggagtggtttatcttcttaAGCCTGGTTGGTCGAACGTTTATCTAATGTTATGACATGTCGAAATAAAGTTTGATGTAACCTCGCTCATGAATATTATTCAGTAAGCGAATTGGCATCTGGGCCTAGGATACGATTttgttaacttaattaaaaatgtaattgtcACATTGACTTCgaagtaaaaaatcattaattcatataggtaacactatgtacacttatgaacgtcaataaaaaataaatatacgttaaatgcttctaatttaacattaactgCCAcatctcaaatcaagggcgtagaacggaagagaaaaaCTGtcaaactctccgccactctttttaattgcaaagttttttttgtattacgcaacgtttgtaaggagctgcaaccataacaccatgttccacatgacgtcagcaggaggcatggtgaaataggagcacgcacttataTTCTAGAAATATttctcccccccccccccccgccATATTTCAGAGAGAGAGAGGGAGAGTTACGCAATAAGACGTTGTGTGaacttaaaatacttaatttgaGATCAGAGTACAAACATGTActcttaaaaatgtaaaaatttaatcaatagTTATGCAGATAATTGATTAAGATTCATTAGAATCTCGTCAGAGTCGGctggaattattattttgtacgcTATCTTAATGAGCGGATAGATAGATAGCTAGTATTCATTTCTTAAAGAATCCCTCCCTTGTATGCAAATAGATATTTACAATTGTTACTTGTACACCAATTAGCTAtctacaatacaatttatgaagaTGTAGATATTTTCCACTTTACTAAGGAGggttatagaaatatttttttggaagaCTTTAGACTTTATTTAGCAGTATacacaaagaattttacaccACACGCGAAGACATACAGACAAGATATACACTTCGACAGAAAAAACGCCTAAACCTACCATCTTCCCgaatacaaatacatgcatcaagcccactagtcatgtcaaacaaaatttataataaactaccggagacactaagaaatgagaaaaagatacatatatttacaaacaaactaaaaaaacttcttatacgtaaatgttattatagcgttaatgagtacctagaagataaaaatatagcttaatttcatgattattaatccctaaatatacaaaattcaataaataaaaaaaatgttattctatgtaattggtactagcctggagtgtgaagttttatgtgctattttttatcgtgttgctattagctatgttatataggtttcgtaatgccttcttttgctgtgccctaacagggtccataatattgtacctagctttaagcctcataaacatcttttgtaacgttatggaatgcaaataaatacatgaataacaatttagtattttctttaaagtattgagttgtttttttaaggtcagttttttaaaaaaaatctatttatagtttctgtttcatatattttgtggtgtatgtaatctgttttggcttggaatattgtctaagtgttttcttttataatatagatgtGTATCTGTaagaaaacttataaataaattaacataaaataccTGCGCTTGCTGTCCCGTGTCGTCCTCCTCGCTGAACATATGTCTGTCCCTCTCCTGCGGCGAAAGGCGTAAACGCATCCCCGCTAACTCCGCCTGCCAAGGCTCAAAGTACGAATCACAGGAAGACGACCTGAAAGTAGATTTcaaaattctattatttatgactTTTTACCGTATATTAACGTATTTCGACGGCGATTGTACTCACGCGCATTGAGTTTAACGAAATATTACTAGTCCTGTTATTTTAGAGATATTGATAGTCCATTTTGTATAGTTTTTATCTACAAAATAACTACTACTTAGTGTGTACTTCTTACAGTTATTTTACTTAcgcatattttttatcaatttaattaatagaaaattcaataattcaattattagaaaattaaatataaaataaaattattcaattattagaaaattaaatataaaataaaattattcaattattagaaaattaaatataaaataaaattattcaattattagaaaattaaatataaaataaaattactcaattattagaaaattaaatataaaataaaattactcaattattagaaaattaaatataaaataaaattactcaattattagaaaattaaatataaaataaaattattcaattattagaaaattaaatataaaataaaattattcaattattagaaaattaaatataaaataaaattactcaattattagaaaattaaatataaaataaaattactcaatttagaaaattaaatataaaataaaattactcaattattagaaaattaaatataaaataaaattactcaattattagaaaattaaatataaaataaaattactcaattattagaaaattaaatataaaataaaattactcaattattagaaaattaaatataaaataaaattactcaattattagaaaattaaatataaaataaaattactcaattattagaaaattaaatataaaataaaattattcaattattagaaaattaaatataaaataaaattattcaattattagaaaattaaatataaaataaaattattcaattattagaaaattaaatataaaataaaattattcaattattagaaaattaaatataaaataaaattactcaattattagaaaattaaatataaaataaaattaatcaattattagaaaattaaatataaaataaaattattcaattattagaaaattaaatataaaataaaattattcaattattagaaaattaaatataaaataaaattattcaattattagaaaattaaatataaaataaaattactcaattattagaaaataaaatataaaataaaattaatcaattattagaaaattaaatataaaataaaattattcaattattagaaaattaaatataaaataaaattattcaattattagaaaattaaatataaaataaaattattcaattattagaaaattaaatataaaataaaattactcaattattagaaaattaaatataaaataaaattactcaattattagaaaattaaatataaaataaaattactcaattattagataattcaattttttgaTGACATGTATAAAGCACTTCTCTACTCTTAATGGAAATGGTCACGTGACCAAACCTGAGCTATATATTAATCAGGTTAGGGGCTAATGAATTTTTACCTAGTATGATGTTTGAGGGGCGCGGCTGCTTTAATCGCTAAAGGCCCCAAGGTATCGCTCTCTGACACTAAAGACTCGCAAGACTTCGCCGGTCGAAGCGTAATTGCCACAATTTCCtggaaatttaataatttcatatttaaattgaatatctaCTGGTATTTTGGGTCTTTTTTGCCTTAAGGATTAAAAGGGACACGATAACTGTTTTAATATGCGAAAatcttatatacaaaatatatgatagaaaaaaaacaaatgaagtcTAGTCAGAACTGCTTCGTAGGGTTTTTtgcttt contains:
- the LOC123716958 gene encoding GTPase-activating protein CdGAPr isoform X2, translated to MLSGSPHGSVMSCQSLAARAFAEPEKERCAVAFHRSVRFSSESRSPRSSDQECKRETPGSMSLTALSVSPVTPGSAMSQSAPHASAFDFDELPAPSPACRFPKLEECAHFHYERVSLGGLSVELVPCEAVEGLPQEGWVCLKVRSHVNSTCDDSVDSRTLSGSWTEASDVREWTLTRNKENLLQLDEMLHRCIYDRKVSGLPNLKVAMTAEMMQDEVEYQQLISDYVHHLSIIADDSINCGPALNWLQMDNKGHKLLVSNEDSNSINTPAVAAAYSVRKYVSQARDEISFEVGDMISIIDMPGPQESTWWRGKRGFRVGFFPHHCVAVIGDKVPRHMTQPPPIVGSVAVAPIKPVLRKHGKLISLFRSFILSRPSRRSLKQQGILRERVFGCDLGEHLLNCGHDVPLVLVECSRAIERRGAVDGIYRLSGGAALTQRLRAAFDAGHPPDLTAPLQRDPHALASLLKCYFRELPNPLCTYQLYDSFVSAVQVPEEQRLKAMRDTVVKLPPPHYRTLAYLMRHLRRVSLLSESTGMTARNMAIVWAPNLLSSPKPQHALQGVAVQAVVTEFLICYAEDLFAQEQGADSGPQSLEQDRIECQVELRGLEAGRRPKSLPLHPPTKLLSLEEARRRGQVCVGSEMIEYPPPSGAIAAAATTHLKPAGHLKPKYIEVGSGPNNLPQYHTVLDLPAPGAKRALKRSVSGWRGLFSRSKLHRPRPHRPPPAAPPPPEIVAITLRPAKSCESLVSESDTLGPLAIKAAAPLKHHTRSSSCDSYFEPWQAELAGMRLRLSPQERDRHMFSEEDDTGQQAQDDSACSSPVDSNPASNEPSPRRLLRAEVHPTDTLERKRVALDNLEQQDMGYIDESGTCSPLAEKRPAYNRPLSPRRQAVAKRVCKDRDSPLSSTSDSQATLSNVKLRERNSPRKQKNSARYSGMHAPVLNDPDKPITRLTWHGKDGHSTLIKIDWPVENSTGNLTTSTINSSPITPVTPNYDPLESDSETSENKHTIKITSDCDNCDEEKCLKCELKATDYENMKVIRDYSERTHESLEASPLHSTDISYQNLNRLSAVSTSSNSEQISKKEDLMKIMTSSHESSSSYSNVSLKHDELYECYNYTRPNYINLQSSSTSKSSPGSPLKSPLKSTISITFRSPTKSKSPDYEPIINDTPTNERDSVYEDIDLEKNLSIVEEATIPQTDASLPTQQACQPEDFTQDLIILETPTETNLDENVDVYSQVKFFRKSIEEVNAMILESPERDIDYENVNFNTERDYENINVDTLKICDKVDISAKENESIEHENGNVIKPKVSTNLNVRELAIRFESPTEQKGPFSFEKFKTEVKFSAENSSEKDTPERPEKKRDATVKLPPPVSPKTYKLSKNSCNARSLDENAFIKEFGTDKDRRKSLEVRDVKRTSKFLPDLNLNTEEPEPKIDSITPTTENKISLVQRFDVKPDIKNLIGFETEKKLSRERIEKYKEERRNFLREKYSSQSFRSNPEQLTRIKLKKDDEKIENCERLKEAKFERRNTVDLGQRMRFSLARSANALDTIPSPLSPVQDFNGEASRSRDDRKEKTSPSYNIRDMAALFEQKSQSSTNAG